DNA sequence from the Leptospirillum ferrooxidans C2-3 genome:
AAGGCATAGCAGAACCGAACCAGAATGTCGCCTGGAACATGGCTTACGAACAGTCTGGAGGAAGCCCCAACCAGACCGGCTGAAAAGAGAAGGGCTGTACCAATAAGCGCTGTTGCCAGAGCTTTTGGAGTGAAAGCCGGTCGACCGTTGATCTCTGAGATCGCTGCATTCCTCCCAAGGGAACCACCAATTGCCCAATAGAAGTGCCAAAGACCAAGCGTAATGAATATGATGCAAAGAGTGACCGAAAGAACGGCCATGATGACTCCAGTCAAATTGAGGAGATCCCAGCTTTGAGTACAGATCCATCGCCCGAAATCTCAGGTGGTCCCACCATCAGAGACACGATTCGGAAAGGATACCTCGAAAACAACACAACCAACATCTGTACTGAAAGGCCCATGAAGCTCACCTGGCGGGCGGCTGGCATAATGGCCGGCTTCCAGCCAAAAATCAAAAGACTGATCATGAAGCCGACCACTGACAATGAAGACTTCCTCGGGATATGGATGCGCTTTCCCTCCAAACGCTTTTGTATCGGCTCCCGGGAGAAAGCGGGTCAGTCGGGTATACTCCCCGGTAACAGGATCGATACTCAATGTCAGCTCTTCGACCATTCCTTCCAATTCTTTGACGGGTCGCCA
Encoded proteins:
- a CDS encoding DUF3995 domain-containing protein; its protein translation is MAVLSVTLCIIFITLGLWHFYWAIGGSLGRNAAISEINGRPAFTPKALATALIGTALLFSAGLVGASSRLFVSHVPGDILVRFCYALAIILFLRAVGDFRLVGFFKRVRGSSFARLDTLLYSPLCFALSVGVFLVGRGYDF
- a CDS encoding cupin domain-containing protein, whose amino-acid sequence is MSKSTKTYWNPMSVESSGQWRPVKELEGMVEELTLSIDPVTGEYTRLTRFLPGADTKAFGGKAHPYPEEVFIVSGRLHDQSFDFWLEAGHYASRPPGELHGPFSTDVGCVVFEVSFPNRVSDGGTT